ATAAGACCTGAAGATTTAAATATTGTCACTGCAGACGAAGGCATGTTAAAGGGCATAGTTAAATCTGTTACCTTTAAGGGTGTGCATTATGAAATGATTGTAGACAGTGGAGATTTTCAATGGAAAGTCCATAGTACAATAATGAAACCTGTAAATACTGAAATTGGAATGAGTATAATTCCAGAAAATATTCATGTTATGAAGAAGGTGAGAAAAAAATGAAACTAAAATGGATTTCTTATCCTTATGTATTTTGGATGATTTTATTTATAGTTATTCCACTTATGCTTGTACTTGTTTTTAGTTTTACAACGGGAGATTTACCGGGAGATTTGACATTTACTCTTGAAAATTTTAAAAAGTTTTTTCAGCCCCTTTACTTAAAAGTACTAGGGAAATCTGTAGATTTAGCATTAAAATCTACATTGGCTTGCCTTATTTTGGGTTATCCTATAGCTATGATTATTTCTAAGGAGAGTATAAAAAAGAGAAATGCTATGATTTTACTATTTGTACTTCCAATGTGGATGAACTTTTTACTTAGAACATATGCATGGATGACCTTGTTGGGTAAGAATGGAGTTATAAATTTTTTATTAACTAAAATGGGATTTGAACCACTTAATTTATTATATAATGATAGTGCTGTACTTATGGGAATGATATACAATTTTCTACCCTTTATGGTATTACCAATATATTCAGTACTTATAAAGATTGATAAAAGTCTTATAGAAGCAGCAGAAGATTTAGGTGCAAGTAAATTGGAAGTGTTTTCAAAAGTAATATTTCCACTTAGCTTACCTGGTGTTATTTCAGGAATTACTATGGTTTTCATGCCAGCATTAAGTACTTTTGTTATATCAAGACTTTTAGGAGGAGGACAATATTATTTAATAGGTAATTTAGTAGAGCAACAATTCTTATTGGCAGGAGATTGGAATTTTGGTTCAGCAATTTCTATAATAATGATGATATTTATTTTAATTGCCATGATAATAACTACTAAATTTGATAAAGATAAGGAAGGAGGGGGCTTATGGTAAATAAATTTTTAAAAAGACTTTATACTACACTAATTTTTCTATTTCTGTATGCTCCCATTATAATACTAATAGTTTTTTCATTTAATAGCTCTAAATCAAGAGGAACTTGGGATAGTTTTACATTTAAGTGGTATATAGAATTGTTTAAAAATCAGGAAATAATGAAGGCTCTTTATTATACTATAACAATTGCTATATTATCTGCTGTGATATCTACTGTAATAGGTACTTTTGCGGCAATAGGTATATATAATATGAATTATTTTGGTAAAAAAGTAGTTTTAAATTTAAATTATTTGCCTGTACTAAACCCAGATATAGTTACAGCAATATCTTTAATGACATTATTTAGATTTATGAATTTGGAATTAGGGTTTTTGTCAATGTTATTATCACATATTACATTTTGTATACCTTATGTAATTCTATCAGTACTACCTAAGTTAAAACAGATGAATAAGCATTTAGCTGAGGCAGCAATGGATTTAGGAGCCACTCCGTTTTATGCACTTAGAAAAGTGATTATTCCAGAAATAATGCCAGGTATAATTACGGGAGCGCTGATGGCTTTTACATTGTCAATTGATGATTTTGTAATAAGCTTCTTTAATACGGGCTCTGGAGTCACAAATTTAAGTATTACTGTATATTCTATGGCTAGAAGAGGGATCAAACCAGAAATAAATGCTCTTTCTTCCCTTATGTTTATTACAGTATTAGTATTGCTTTTGATTATTAACAATAGAACTTCAAAAGATATTGAAAGAAGAGGTGAAATGTAATGAAAAAAAGTGTAAAAATTTTGTTGATGGTTTTAGTTGGTGTCTTAATTAGTGTTAGTTTATCCGCTTGTGGTAAAGGTGGAGACAAAAAGACATTAAATGTATATAATTGGGGAGATTACATTGACCCATCAGTTATTAAGGATTTTGAAAAGGAATACAATATTAAAGTTAATTACAGTACTTTTGATACCAATGAAGATATGTATGTAAAAGTAAAATCAGGTGGTACTAGTTACGATGTGTTATTTCCATCTGATTATA
This genomic interval from Anaerosalibacter sp. Marseille-P3206 contains the following:
- a CDS encoding ABC transporter permease codes for the protein MVNKFLKRLYTTLIFLFLYAPIIILIVFSFNSSKSRGTWDSFTFKWYIELFKNQEIMKALYYTITIAILSAVISTVIGTFAAIGIYNMNYFGKKVVLNLNYLPVLNPDIVTAISLMTLFRFMNLELGFLSMLLSHITFCIPYVILSVLPKLKQMNKHLAEAAMDLGATPFYALRKVIIPEIMPGIITGALMAFTLSIDDFVISFFNTGSGVTNLSITVYSMARRGIKPEINALSSLMFITVLVLLLIINNRTSKDIERRGEM
- a CDS encoding ABC transporter permease, with the translated sequence MKLKWISYPYVFWMILFIVIPLMLVLVFSFTTGDLPGDLTFTLENFKKFFQPLYLKVLGKSVDLALKSTLACLILGYPIAMIISKESIKKRNAMILLFVLPMWMNFLLRTYAWMTLLGKNGVINFLLTKMGFEPLNLLYNDSAVLMGMIYNFLPFMVLPIYSVLIKIDKSLIEAAEDLGASKLEVFSKVIFPLSLPGVISGITMVFMPALSTFVISRLLGGGQYYLIGNLVEQQFLLAGDWNFGSAISIIMMIFILIAMIITTKFDKDKEGGGLW